From Synoicihabitans lomoniglobus, the proteins below share one genomic window:
- a CDS encoding PAS domain-containing protein: MIAPAPIPREIERLQALRGYEQLDTRAERDFDDITVLAAQICGTPISLITLIDEDRQWFKSRLGVSVRETSRLISFCAHTIQSDQAMVVPDTAVDPRFADNPMVIGDPHVRFYLGVPLLTAQHLPIGTLCVIDREPREMSPAQVTALQSLSRQVMAQFELRKSTRALASHEARQRLAKEGSDLGSFEWNLVTGHIAGTRRHDEIWGFAPGEFSGDLNALLERVHPDDLDLAYRTLTRGATDQHVVECEIRVRLPEGPQRWLEVRGEFAFDRTGKADRAWGVVKDISERKKREQELANNRANLERAQRISRTGSWEYEVATGKITWSDEHYRIWGLNRNDPDMALDELISRIHPDDRAVHMASLDQWLASAPGSSHEAVEYRVIKPNGEVVHVRVDMDVHYDSAGQAERLFGTSQDVTRREETQRALATSRRQMEAALASMTDALFITDTQGRLIEFNDAFLTFHRFKHESECGLTLADYPEIFDVFMADGTPAPAKMWVVARALRGETVTSAEYGVRRKDTGESWVGSYSFAPMRNEDGAIIGSVVVARDITEQRRMETQLVESERRYHTLFDEMDEGFCVIDVIFDEHDHPVDFRFLVTNPAFEVQTGLKNVEGETMRKLAPDLEEYWFETYGRVALTGESAQLVNWAEELSRWYDVYAFRFGPTEQRQVAVLFKDVTERKLAEQRIYKLNRVYLVLSEINQAITRESDQRAMLQDACRIAVEQGEFVLAWIGMREADAGGLTVVAHAGADEDTMAQVAALVSGGQIKCPFTRVAVESGEHGVCNDSIPDAVAGAASWGGGYRAMASLPLTQTGVVVGVLNLYADEAGVFDDAELQLLNDLAKDISFGLEVAGTERARVAATEALLQSESQLSNAMTLAKMGHWVYEIDSNLITLNDHIYRLYQTTVEQEGGYAMSPERFVERFLEPGDADGIKAEIEKARTTTDQHYTRDFEYGFRFGDGRRGRMAVRIFVVKDGRGRTVKIRGVSQDITAHRALEEQYRQSQKMDAIGQLAGGVAHDFNNILAAIMMQADLGAKEPATPAENMEAMAEIKEAARRASHLTRQLLAFGRRQIMQTTQLDLNRSVENMTQMLHRIVGEDVSLKLNLHPTPLLTRADSGMIDQVLLNLVVNARDAMPTGGLLIVETGLITLTENGDTDSPDLPPGDYVTLGVVDSGCGIDPEVKARIFEPFFTTKAPGTGTGLGLATVFGIVKQHGGAIDLRSETGEGSSFTVYLRSEKVRESDDAAIPVLPELKRGTETILLVEDDPSLRKLTKTVLVRQGYRVLEAGNGPEAVTMMDEATEKISLLLTDVVMPAGMTGWQLAQRLQARYPELRVIFTSGYSSDVAGREMVLKNRQNFIPKPCSADQLLRMVRTALDA, translated from the coding sequence ATGATCGCTCCTGCCCCCATCCCCCGTGAGATCGAGCGTTTGCAGGCATTGCGGGGGTATGAGCAACTGGACACCAGGGCTGAACGGGATTTTGACGATATCACGGTCTTGGCGGCCCAGATATGCGGGACCCCGATTTCATTGATCACCTTGATCGATGAAGACCGGCAGTGGTTTAAATCGCGGTTGGGAGTTTCAGTGCGTGAAACATCGCGGCTCATTTCGTTTTGCGCTCACACCATCCAATCGGACCAGGCGATGGTGGTGCCGGATACGGCGGTGGATCCGCGTTTTGCGGATAACCCCATGGTGATCGGTGATCCGCATGTTCGGTTTTACCTCGGGGTTCCTTTGCTGACCGCGCAGCACCTTCCCATCGGCACGCTGTGTGTCATCGACCGCGAGCCTCGTGAGATGAGTCCCGCGCAGGTGACGGCTCTGCAATCGTTGAGTCGTCAAGTGATGGCACAGTTTGAACTGCGCAAAAGCACGCGCGCGCTGGCGTCTCATGAAGCTCGCCAGCGGTTGGCGAAGGAAGGCTCCGACTTGGGCTCGTTTGAGTGGAATTTGGTGACGGGACACATCGCGGGCACGCGGCGGCACGATGAAATTTGGGGTTTTGCCCCGGGGGAGTTTTCCGGGGACTTGAACGCATTGCTGGAACGCGTTCATCCGGATGACCTGGATCTCGCTTATCGCACCTTGACGCGGGGCGCGACCGACCAACACGTGGTGGAATGTGAAATCCGGGTGCGGCTGCCGGAGGGGCCGCAGCGTTGGTTGGAAGTGAGAGGAGAGTTTGCGTTCGACCGCACGGGTAAAGCCGACCGGGCCTGGGGGGTGGTGAAGGACATCAGCGAACGCAAAAAGAGAGAGCAGGAATTGGCGAATAACCGCGCCAATCTCGAGCGCGCCCAACGCATCAGTCGGACCGGAAGTTGGGAATATGAGGTCGCCACCGGCAAGATCACGTGGTCGGACGAACATTACCGGATCTGGGGGCTGAATCGGAACGATCCGGACATGGCCCTGGACGAGCTGATTTCCCGTATCCATCCGGATGATCGGGCGGTCCATATGGCCAGCTTGGATCAGTGGCTGGCGTCGGCCCCGGGGTCGTCTCACGAAGCGGTCGAATACCGCGTGATCAAACCGAATGGCGAAGTGGTGCATGTCCGGGTCGATATGGATGTCCACTATGACTCCGCCGGCCAGGCGGAGCGATTATTCGGCACATCGCAGGACGTCACCCGCCGCGAAGAAACGCAGCGAGCCCTGGCGACGAGTCGACGACAAATGGAAGCCGCGCTGGCCAGCATGACGGATGCGTTGTTCATCACTGATACGCAGGGCCGGTTGATCGAGTTCAATGACGCGTTTCTCACCTTTCACCGCTTCAAGCACGAGTCGGAGTGCGGCCTCACCTTGGCCGACTATCCTGAAATTTTTGATGTGTTCATGGCCGATGGCACCCCCGCGCCGGCGAAGATGTGGGTGGTGGCGCGCGCACTCCGAGGCGAGACGGTCACCTCGGCGGAATATGGCGTGCGCCGCAAGGACACGGGAGAGTCGTGGGTGGGCAGTTACAGCTTTGCCCCGATGCGCAATGAAGACGGGGCCATCATCGGTTCGGTGGTGGTGGCGCGGGACATCACCGAACAACGGCGAATGGAAACGCAACTGGTGGAATCCGAGCGTCGTTATCACACGTTGTTCGACGAGATGGATGAAGGGTTTTGCGTCATCGATGTGATTTTCGACGAACACGATCATCCGGTGGATTTTCGATTTCTCGTCACCAACCCCGCCTTTGAAGTGCAAACGGGCTTGAAGAACGTGGAGGGGGAAACCATGCGCAAGTTGGCCCCGGATTTGGAGGAGTATTGGTTCGAAACCTACGGTCGGGTTGCACTCACGGGGGAGTCCGCGCAGCTCGTTAATTGGGCCGAAGAGTTGAGCCGGTGGTATGATGTGTATGCGTTTCGGTTTGGTCCGACCGAACAACGGCAGGTGGCGGTCCTGTTCAAGGACGTTACCGAACGCAAGCTGGCCGAACAACGCATCTACAAACTCAACCGCGTTTACCTCGTGCTCAGTGAGATCAATCAGGCGATCACGCGGGAAAGTGATCAGCGGGCGATGTTGCAGGACGCCTGTCGTATCGCGGTGGAGCAGGGCGAATTTGTGCTGGCTTGGATCGGCATGAGGGAGGCCGACGCGGGCGGTCTCACCGTGGTGGCGCACGCCGGCGCCGATGAGGATACCATGGCGCAGGTAGCGGCCCTGGTTTCCGGCGGTCAGATCAAATGCCCGTTCACGCGGGTGGCGGTGGAGTCGGGCGAACACGGGGTGTGCAACGACAGCATCCCTGACGCCGTGGCCGGTGCGGCGTCATGGGGAGGTGGATACCGCGCCATGGCCTCGCTGCCGTTGACCCAAACCGGAGTGGTGGTCGGGGTGCTCAATCTCTATGCCGACGAGGCGGGGGTCTTTGACGACGCGGAGCTGCAGTTGTTGAACGACCTGGCCAAGGACATATCCTTTGGCTTGGAGGTGGCGGGAACGGAGCGGGCGCGAGTGGCCGCAACGGAGGCGTTGCTGCAAAGCGAGTCCCAGTTGTCCAACGCCATGACGCTGGCCAAAATGGGGCACTGGGTGTATGAAATCGATTCGAACCTGATCACGCTCAACGATCATATTTACCGGCTGTATCAGACCACCGTGGAACAAGAAGGTGGTTACGCCATGAGCCCGGAGCGTTTCGTTGAGCGTTTTCTCGAGCCCGGCGACGCGGACGGAATCAAAGCGGAAATTGAAAAAGCGCGGACGACGACCGACCAACATTACACCCGTGATTTTGAATACGGTTTCCGATTCGGGGATGGTCGTCGGGGGAGAATGGCGGTGCGAATATTTGTGGTGAAGGACGGGCGGGGCCGCACCGTCAAGATTCGGGGAGTGAGTCAGGATATCACCGCCCACCGGGCGTTGGAGGAGCAATACCGGCAATCGCAAAAAATGGACGCCATCGGGCAATTGGCCGGAGGGGTCGCCCATGATTTCAACAACATCCTCGCGGCCATCATGATGCAGGCTGATTTGGGCGCCAAGGAGCCCGCGACTCCCGCGGAAAACATGGAGGCCATGGCGGAAATTAAAGAAGCCGCCCGTCGCGCCTCTCACCTGACCCGACAGCTGTTGGCCTTTGGTCGACGGCAAATCATGCAGACGACCCAGTTGGATCTTAACCGGTCGGTCGAGAACATGACTCAGATGCTCCACCGTATCGTGGGCGAAGATGTCAGCCTCAAACTCAATCTCCATCCCACCCCGCTGCTGACCCGAGCGGACTCGGGCATGATCGATCAGGTGTTGCTCAACCTCGTGGTGAACGCCCGAGACGCCATGCCGACCGGCGGCCTGTTGATCGTCGAGACCGGACTCATCACACTGACGGAAAACGGTGACACGGACTCACCGGATCTGCCGCCCGGGGACTACGTGACCCTGGGGGTGGTTGACTCAGGATGCGGCATCGATCCGGAAGTGAAGGCGCGCATATTTGAACCGTTTTTCACCACCAAGGCCCCGGGCACGGGCACGGGTTTGGGATTGGCCACCGTATTTGGAATCGTGAAGCAGCACGGTGGCGCGATCGATCTGCGCAGCGAGACGGGGGAGGGCTCCTCGTTCACGGTTTACCTGCGAAGCGAAAAGGTTCGGGAGTCCGACGACGCCGCGATCCCGGTTTTACCCGAACTGAAGCGCGGCACCGAAACCATCCTGCTGGTGGAGGACGACCCCAGTTTGAGAAAGCTGACCAAAACCGTGCTAGTTCGTCAGGGTTACCGCGTGCTCGAAGCGGGGAACGGTCCGGAGGCCGTGACGATGATGGACGAAGCCACCGAGAAAATCAGTCTGTTGCTCACCGATGTGGTCATGCCGGCGGGGATGACGGGGTGGCAACTGGCACAGCGGTTGCAGGCGCGATACCCGGAGCTTCGGGTCATCTTCACCTCCGGTTACAGTTCTGATGTCGCCGGCCGCGAAATGGTGTTGAAAAACCGCCAGAATTTCATCCCGAAACCATGCTCGGCGGACCAGCTCCTACGCATGGTGCGAACGGCCTTGGATGCCTGA
- a CDS encoding Ldh family oxidoreductase has protein sequence MPETFYIVSESDHNALVEAAYRHRGFNAEEAAAGAKLCASASRHGIRTHNGIKALHLDHLFGTGSQGCVADVEIEEKPSRFAAAKTWNANRKLGQATGYAALEEAIRLADEYGVGMVSVDNAFHYLWGGGYVMDAAQRGYVAYTNCTASLAEVVPFGGKFPTLGTNPHSWGLPTTDALGYPIVIDWATSVIAMGRVQQLAREGKQLPPQAAVDANGQITTDPAQVKALMPFGAHKGYGLSLINELIGAYIGGSLPTLRNRWTNVGPEEKGTCTFFFQVWHPDAMNCGNFAAGRSQAANVKAVIDDVLSHGNETCILPGQLEAQAAARSAEAGGLLFSAAEVAAFNELAVEAGQPEWNTATMRTVES, from the coding sequence ATGCCCGAGACCTTCTACATCGTTTCTGAATCCGATCACAACGCCCTCGTGGAGGCGGCCTATCGTCACCGCGGCTTCAATGCGGAGGAAGCGGCCGCCGGCGCCAAGTTGTGCGCTTCGGCCTCGCGCCATGGTATTCGCACCCACAACGGGATCAAAGCGCTGCATCTCGACCATTTGTTTGGCACGGGTTCGCAGGGTTGCGTGGCCGACGTCGAAATCGAGGAAAAGCCCTCCCGGTTTGCGGCGGCCAAAACCTGGAATGCCAACCGGAAACTCGGTCAGGCCACGGGATACGCGGCGCTCGAGGAGGCCATTCGTCTCGCCGATGAATACGGCGTGGGCATGGTCTCGGTCGACAATGCCTTCCATTACCTGTGGGGCGGTGGGTATGTGATGGACGCCGCCCAGCGCGGCTATGTGGCTTACACCAATTGCACCGCTTCACTCGCCGAGGTCGTGCCGTTTGGCGGCAAGTTCCCCACGCTCGGCACCAACCCGCATTCGTGGGGACTGCCGACCACCGATGCGCTGGGCTACCCGATCGTGATCGACTGGGCGACGTCGGTGATCGCGATGGGACGGGTTCAGCAACTCGCTCGGGAAGGCAAGCAACTCCCGCCTCAAGCTGCGGTCGATGCGAATGGGCAGATCACGACGGACCCCGCCCAGGTGAAGGCTCTGATGCCCTTTGGCGCCCACAAGGGCTACGGACTCTCCCTCATTAACGAGCTGATCGGCGCTTACATCGGCGGTTCGCTGCCCACGCTGCGCAACCGCTGGACCAACGTCGGTCCGGAGGAAAAAGGCACCTGCACCTTCTTTTTCCAAGTCTGGCACCCCGATGCCATGAACTGTGGCAATTTCGCGGCCGGTCGTTCGCAGGCCGCGAACGTCAAGGCCGTCATCGACGATGTGCTCAGCCATGGCAACGAGACGTGTATTTTGCCGGGGCAATTGGAAGCTCAAGCCGCCGCGCGGAGTGCTGAAGCCGGTGGTCTGTTGTTTAGCGCGGCGGAAGTCGCCGCATTCAACGAATTGGCGGTGGAAGCCGGCCAACCGGAATGGAATACGGCGACGATGCGAACGGTCGAGTCGTAG
- a CDS encoding phosphoglycerate dehydrogenase, with protein MPRVLITTTSFQDTPGPHHQLLADTGWEIVTARGPLNEADTLALVGDIDAYICGDDLITTAVLEKAQPRLKVISKYGIGVDKIDVAACNERGIPLLFTPGVNHTTVAEHTFLLLLALEKNLLFHTDSTRAGTWKRKTGHELLEKTIGIIGLGRIGKEVAVRAHAFGMKIIAFDVWWDEAFASSHNVTRAESVDDIYAASDYISLHTNLTPETREMICAETMAKMKPGVLILNCARGEIVHTADMAVALKSGQVGGYGTDVLDEEPPPADHPLINLPNCVVTPHIGSRTAESVVRQATKAVQNLINVARGEKPLAQVNPDIPFSNGKLD; from the coding sequence ATGCCTCGCGTTCTTATCACCACCACTTCGTTCCAGGATACCCCTGGTCCGCATCATCAATTGTTGGCCGACACGGGCTGGGAGATCGTCACGGCCCGCGGGCCCTTGAACGAAGCCGACACCCTGGCTCTGGTGGGTGATATCGATGCTTACATATGTGGTGATGACTTAATCACAACCGCGGTGTTGGAGAAGGCGCAGCCCCGATTGAAGGTGATTTCCAAATACGGTATCGGCGTGGATAAAATCGACGTCGCCGCGTGCAACGAGAGAGGTATTCCGCTGCTGTTCACGCCCGGCGTGAATCATACCACGGTGGCGGAACACACTTTCCTGCTTTTGTTGGCCCTGGAGAAAAACCTGCTGTTCCACACGGACTCCACCCGGGCGGGCACGTGGAAGCGCAAAACCGGACATGAGCTGCTGGAAAAGACCATCGGCATCATCGGTCTCGGTCGCATCGGCAAGGAAGTCGCGGTCCGGGCGCATGCGTTTGGCATGAAGATCATCGCGTTCGACGTGTGGTGGGACGAAGCCTTCGCCTCTTCGCACAACGTCACGCGGGCCGAGTCGGTGGACGATATTTACGCGGCATCGGATTACATTTCACTGCACACGAATCTCACCCCCGAGACCCGGGAGATGATCTGTGCCGAGACCATGGCCAAAATGAAACCCGGGGTATTGATCCTTAACTGCGCCCGCGGTGAAATCGTGCACACGGCGGATATGGCCGTGGCGTTGAAATCAGGGCAGGTTGGAGGCTACGGCACCGATGTGCTCGATGAAGAACCGCCGCCCGCGGATCACCCGTTGATCAATCTCCCGAATTGCGTGGTCACGCCTCACATCGGATCCCGCACGGCCGAGAGTGTCGTGCGACAGGCGACCAAGGCGGTGCAGAATCTCATCAACGTCGCCAGGGGCGAAAAACCTCTCGCTCAAGTGAACCCCGACATCCCGTTTTCCAACGGCAAACTCGACTGA
- a CDS encoding sigma-54-dependent transcriptional regulator gives MKDLFPDSEATFADSIVRLNATNPFTPERIACERDALGDEFDETGSAWNTQPPQKALHFNHRRLTARCGEVIERVRGAWSTKGRVAERDRTRYIEMVGFWLYQSYAVQFDGVIERARQGDRDALRPGFYRKFRAEAEWYFGLPGLGDDHGFDPDHLFACAFQIRRAFHHVFHSLVGGSAPMARLRAAIWQSIFSHDLSRYRRVLFNRMGDFATLITGASGTGKELVARAISFSRYVPYNPRGGGFSESFTEAFYALNLSALSPTLIESELFGHRRGAFTGAVADRAGWMEQCPATGSVFLDEIGDVDASIQVKLLRVLQSRTYQRLGDTDSREFQGKIIAATHQDLVGLMRAGRFREDFYYRLCSDLIHTPTLREQLDDCEADLGIMVAAIASRLVGVAESADFAREAQRWIEQNLGPHYPWAGNFRELEQCMRNLLVRATYRPAEAMGRTDDWLDAVATGGLSAEALLTHYTRRVFALSGTVEEASKRLQLDRRTVRARLPAAPLKRGRR, from the coding sequence ATGAAAGATCTATTTCCCGACTCCGAAGCAACTTTTGCGGATTCGATTGTGCGATTGAACGCCACGAATCCCTTCACGCCGGAGCGCATCGCCTGCGAACGAGATGCCCTGGGCGACGAGTTTGATGAAACGGGGTCGGCGTGGAATACCCAGCCCCCTCAGAAAGCGCTTCACTTCAATCATCGAAGACTCACCGCACGGTGTGGTGAAGTCATTGAACGCGTGCGGGGAGCATGGTCGACGAAAGGTCGGGTAGCGGAGCGTGATCGCACACGTTACATCGAGATGGTGGGGTTCTGGTTGTATCAGAGTTACGCGGTGCAGTTTGACGGCGTGATTGAGCGGGCTCGGCAAGGCGATCGGGATGCGTTGCGACCGGGGTTTTATCGAAAGTTTCGCGCGGAGGCGGAGTGGTATTTCGGTCTGCCGGGCTTGGGGGATGATCATGGATTCGATCCGGATCATTTGTTCGCCTGTGCGTTTCAGATTCGGCGGGCGTTTCATCATGTGTTTCATTCGCTCGTGGGAGGTTCAGCTCCGATGGCGCGATTGCGGGCGGCGATTTGGCAGTCCATTTTTTCGCACGACCTGAGTCGGTATCGGCGGGTGTTGTTCAATCGGATGGGGGATTTTGCCACGTTGATCACGGGGGCGTCGGGCACGGGCAAGGAACTCGTGGCCCGGGCGATTTCGTTTTCCCGTTACGTGCCCTACAACCCCCGGGGAGGCGGGTTTTCCGAAAGTTTCACCGAGGCCTTTTATGCCCTGAATTTGTCCGCGCTTTCTCCGACTTTGATCGAGTCGGAACTGTTTGGGCACCGTCGTGGTGCGTTTACGGGCGCGGTGGCGGATCGTGCGGGGTGGATGGAACAGTGCCCCGCGACCGGCAGTGTCTTTTTGGACGAAATCGGCGATGTGGACGCTTCGATTCAGGTGAAGCTTCTGCGGGTGCTGCAGTCCCGCACGTATCAGCGACTTGGTGACACGGATTCGCGCGAGTTTCAGGGAAAGATCATCGCCGCGACGCATCAGGATCTGGTCGGTCTGATGCGGGCGGGGCGATTCCGGGAGGATTTTTACTACCGCCTGTGTTCCGATCTCATTCACACGCCCACGCTGCGGGAGCAGCTCGACGATTGTGAGGCCGATCTCGGTATCATGGTGGCGGCGATTGCGAGTCGTTTGGTTGGGGTGGCGGAGAGTGCAGATTTTGCGCGTGAAGCCCAGCGATGGATCGAACAAAATCTGGGGCCGCATTACCCGTGGGCGGGAAACTTCCGGGAGCTGGAGCAGTGTATGCGCAATCTCTTGGTTCGGGCAACGTATCGGCCGGCCGAAGCCATGGGACGCACGGACGATTGGTTGGATGCGGTCGCGACCGGAGGCTTGTCGGCCGAAGCGTTGCTGACGCATTACACCCGGCGGGTTTTTGCCCTGAGTGGCACGGTGGAGGAGGCGTCCAAGCGTCTGCAGCTTGATCGTCGCACGGTGCGGGCGCGGTTGCCGGCGGCGCCATTGAAGCGCGGACGAAGATAA
- a CDS encoding VIT and vWA domain-containing protein, producing the protein MKTKSILLSSVIAIATTLFTAAPVSAGGTLTPVESSHAPIQIRTHQVNVTINNGFAQTEVLQTFFNPNPNDIEAVYSFPVPTGASLSEISINNGEKILNGEVLPRAEAQTVYEEEKAAGNDAGLGSKHSYQSFEFKVTPVRAGAEAHLRFVYYQPLEIDTGMGRYVYPLEEGGTDEVAQSFWSSNDQVEGELRFNVELKSAVPVDALRVPGFENVATIQNLDTGHHRVTLSQPGARLNRDFVLYYRLADNLPGRVEVIPYRAAADQPGTFMMVVTPGVDLQPLNQGADYAFVLDTSGSMQGKIHTLAEGVSQGLGQMSAQDRFRIIEFGNRAKEVMGWTAATPAAVQAAVERVKALQPRGGTNIYEGLELGLRGLDADRATSVVLVTDGVTNQGIVEPAKFHQLVSQYDIRIFGFLMGNSANWPLMRTIADATGGFYAGVSNADDIVGQILLAKSKITHEAMHDASFKFSGARVFDTTGDNPKKIYRGQQQVIFGRYEKSGPATVKLHARLTGEDKVYTTDFVFPEVDTDNPEIERLWAMAQIEQIELKANTGQMPVSESDDAITHLGVHYQIVTDHTSMVVLDDETFARRGIDRRNQQRVGLERTAQSARAAQPVKSYRVDTAQPTYTQPAPHVSHQGGGGGGGALERQDVVMLTFIALLLWATKLSRNAMKRTKRQG; encoded by the coding sequence ATGAAAACCAAATCCATCCTGCTCAGCTCCGTTATCGCCATCGCGACAACGCTCTTCACCGCCGCCCCGGTCTCCGCCGGCGGCACCCTCACTCCGGTGGAATCGAGCCACGCACCGATTCAGATCCGCACCCATCAGGTCAATGTGACCATCAACAACGGGTTCGCTCAAACCGAGGTTCTCCAGACCTTCTTCAATCCCAACCCCAACGACATCGAGGCGGTCTACTCCTTTCCGGTCCCGACCGGCGCGAGCCTCTCCGAGATCTCCATCAACAACGGTGAGAAGATCCTCAACGGCGAGGTCCTCCCCCGCGCCGAAGCACAGACTGTTTACGAAGAGGAAAAGGCCGCCGGCAACGACGCCGGCCTCGGCTCCAAACACAGCTACCAGTCCTTCGAGTTCAAGGTCACGCCCGTGCGCGCCGGCGCCGAAGCGCACCTGCGTTTCGTCTACTACCAGCCTCTCGAAATCGACACCGGCATGGGCCGCTACGTCTATCCTCTTGAGGAGGGGGGCACGGACGAGGTCGCGCAGAGTTTCTGGTCGTCCAACGACCAGGTCGAGGGCGAGCTCCGCTTCAACGTCGAGCTCAAGTCCGCCGTGCCCGTCGATGCCCTGCGCGTGCCCGGCTTCGAGAACGTCGCCACCATCCAGAATCTGGATACGGGCCACCATCGCGTGACGCTCAGCCAGCCCGGCGCCCGCCTCAACCGCGACTTCGTGCTCTACTACCGCCTCGCCGACAACCTGCCCGGTCGCGTCGAGGTCATCCCCTACCGCGCCGCTGCCGACCAGCCCGGCACGTTCATGATGGTGGTCACGCCCGGCGTCGACCTGCAGCCGCTCAACCAAGGAGCCGACTACGCGTTCGTGCTCGATACGTCCGGTTCCATGCAGGGCAAGATTCACACCCTCGCCGAAGGCGTTTCGCAGGGTCTGGGCCAGATGTCGGCCCAGGATCGATTTCGCATCATCGAATTCGGCAATCGTGCCAAGGAGGTCATGGGATGGACCGCCGCCACTCCCGCCGCTGTCCAAGCTGCTGTTGAGCGAGTTAAAGCCCTCCAACCACGTGGAGGCACAAATATATACGAAGGCCTTGAACTGGGCCTCCGAGGCCTTGACGCCGATCGCGCAACGAGCGTTGTCCTCGTTACCGATGGCGTCACCAATCAAGGCATTGTTGAACCCGCCAAGTTCCACCAACTCGTCAGCCAATACGACATCCGGATCTTCGGTTTCCTCATGGGCAACAGCGCCAACTGGCCGCTCATGCGCACCATCGCCGACGCCACCGGCGGTTTCTACGCGGGCGTCAGCAACGCCGACGACATCGTCGGCCAGATCCTTCTGGCAAAGTCCAAAATAACCCACGAGGCGATGCATGACGCGTCGTTCAAATTCAGCGGGGCGCGTGTCTTCGATACCACCGGCGACAACCCCAAGAAAATCTACCGCGGCCAACAGCAGGTCATCTTCGGTCGCTATGAAAAATCCGGCCCCGCCACGGTCAAATTGCACGCCCGCCTCACCGGCGAGGACAAGGTTTACACCACCGACTTCGTCTTCCCCGAGGTCGACACCGACAATCCCGAGATCGAACGCCTCTGGGCCATGGCGCAGATCGAGCAGATCGAGCTCAAGGCCAACACCGGGCAAATGCCGGTGAGCGAGTCCGACGACGCCATCACGCACCTCGGGGTGCACTACCAGATCGTGACCGACCACACCTCCATGGTGGTCCTCGACGATGAGACCTTTGCCCGCCGCGGCATCGACCGGCGCAACCAACAACGCGTCGGTCTGGAGCGCACCGCGCAAAGTGCCCGCGCCGCCCAACCCGTCAAAAGCTACCGCGTCGACACCGCCCAGCCGACCTACACGCAGCCCGCTCCTCATGTGAGTCACCAGGGAGGCGGCGGTGGCGGCGGCGCGCTCGAACGCCAAGACGTCGTGATGCTCACCTTCATCGCCCTGTTGCTCTGGGCCACCAAACTCAGCCGCAACGCGATGAAGCGCAC